The DNA region aattgcacgttcccacAAGCGCATCTGATGGCCATTTTCTTCgcaacgttaacttttccaagcgcccgctactgacaaccagcattgcttgagggacaatatggcgagaggggcgtgtcaagcaacgcggctatctgattggctattatcgtcTGAGTAAGGTCGGAACGGTCCATTCTACGTGATTGGGGGCAAGTGAAATTGAAGTGAAACAGTCAAACAATACACAAGCGGTTTTGATTTCCAAAGTTTATTTTGTGCTTTCATATTCAAACAGCAAACCAAACTCACTTCTGTATTAAAGTATTCttagtataaataaaaataatagccACTGCTATTCCAGCAATAAATAATTCAATCTAAATTAATCTAATTTCATGCCATGAAGAATGCAAGGTAACGTTCTTTTTTGCACCGGTTCAAGTttcataacaaaaacaaacacgacaATCAAGTCAACGGTTACatataaacacaaaacaacgggatggggaaaaaaaaaacaaacaaaaaaaaaaatctgactaatGTGCACTCCCAATTCATAGATAAATACATATTAGTAAATAAGGTGCCTACATTGCACTGTGCAAAACAACCCATTGAAAAGTAGCTGCCATGACCACAGAACACGTGCGTCATGTCCGAACGTCCAgctaagaaaaacaacaacttttacGTACGAATTCAAGTCACCAGGTTTGAACAGAAACGGAGACGACGACTACACGTGAGCCAACAGCAGGTGGATCATGTCGGCCCGGGGggacgcccgggccacgtcgaTGGGAGTCTGGCCGCGGGCGTTGGCGTGCCACAGGTCAGAGAGCGGCGCCAGGAACTCCACGGCGTCGCGGTGGCCCTCCCGGATGGCGATGTGGATGGGCAGGGCGCCGGAGTGGTCCGCCGCGTTCACCGAGGCGCCGTGCTCCACCAGGACCTGCAGCGTGGCCACGAAGCCCGAGCG from Syngnathoides biaculeatus isolate LvHL_M chromosome 9, ASM1980259v1, whole genome shotgun sequence includes:
- the cdkn2d gene encoding cyclin-dependent kinase 4 inhibitor D encodes the protein MVQMHDAGGLATAAGRGKSDEVRRILDGGGVHPDAVNEFGRTPLQVMMMGNAEVARLLLESGANPNVQDSSGIAPIHDAARSGFVATLQVLVEHGASVNAADHSGALPIHIAIREGHRDAVEFLAPLSDLWHANARGQTPIDVARASPRADMIHLLLAHV